The Methyloterricola oryzae genome includes the window CCCGCTTACCGTTTCGTAAGGCGTCCTCTCCTTATGGAAAAAGCCGTACCCACCCCGGGTCGCACGCGCTTCAAGGTCCACATCGGGATAATGCGACCAGTCACCCGGCAGACGGTCACCCACTTCAAGATAAACCGCGACCCTATCGGTGCGATTGATCAAATGATGCCCATCGGGCTTGCCGGCGGGAAACCCTGCGCACACGGCGGAGCCAAGCACTTGCTCTCCATTCTCCGTCACCAGGGTCAGCTCGCCCTCTAGGACATAGATGAACTCGTCCTGACGGGAGTGCCAGTGCCTGAGCGCGGACATCGCCCCCGGCTCCAGTCTCACGAAATTGACGCCGCAGTTTTGCAGGCCCAACGCATCGCCCAACGCCTGCTTATTGTGGCCAGTCATGCGCTGCCGCATTTCCTCAGTCGGGTATATGGATGACGTTCTGGCGCTGACGGAGGCAGGGTCGAGTGCGGGCAAATTCAGCGATGCCTGGGCGAGGGGAGCGTCCGCGTAATTCGCAGAAGCGCGAATGACCTTGCCAGTTCCATCGAACTCGAAGCATTCCGCCGCCATCCCACGGTGCCCTCGATAGTACAGAACGGCTTGATCGATCCCCCCGAGCATCTCGACCAGATCGAAATGCAGATCGGATAAACGTTCCAGGCCCTTCGCCCAATATGCCCGAATGGCATTCTTGCCCTTCAGATGACCGCTGGGCTCTCCCGCGATGTCGACAATGAGCGGTGAGGAAAACTCGAAGTCCTCGACGTAATGGGACAACACCGCGTCCAGGTCGTGACGACTCCAGGCATCGATCCGGCTTTCGGCGAAGCGTCTTGCCGTTTGCGCGTCGATCAAAGGCATGAGGTACACCCTGTCAGGTTTCACGTTAAGGAAAAGAGACTGGTAATTTGTCCCACAAGAATCAGAAATATGACAAGCTCCAAATCCAGCGTTTTCCAGTGGAATGACGCTCAAGGTCGTTACCGTTTTACGGCCCAGGCACCGACATGGGCCGGCAGCATGGCCGTACTGCCGACCGCCCCGAACTCACCGAGCAAACGCTCCGCAAAGGTATCGATGTCGAATTCAGCCTATGAAGCAACGTCGAACTCGACCAACCGCGGTAAATGGCTGCGGAGGGTCGCGGCGAGGTACCCGTAACCGCCCCAATGTGCAACGCAACCGACTGGGCTTAACATCTGCATGGCGGGCGCAGCAAGCCCTGGCTGCTGGAATATCCCCGACAATTTAAGGCCAGTATCTGTCTGTGCGCCGCTTCTCGCGAAAGCCTCCCAAACCCAACTCATGGCCCGGTCGAGCAAGGCCGAAGACCGATGCGACCTCAGGGGAATGCTGGGGTCTAATTCTTCGAAGGCGATGATGCCGTCTGGTTTTACATGAGCCGCGGCCTGGGCCAGCAAAGACCGCAGGATTGGAGGGGTACATCAGGACCAGCCTCCCCACCACGGCATCAAAGTCGCGTTCGAGGTCAAGCTTCAGAATATCGCCGGCGTGAAACGTGACCTGCGAAAGTCCAAGCCTGATCGCCCTTTCCCGGGCAACTTCCAGCACATCGGGATTGATGTCGACCGCCGTCACGGCGCCGTTAGGCCCCACCAATTCTGCCGCAATTAGCGCCACATCCCCAGCACCACTACCGACATCCAACACTTTCATGCCCG containing:
- a CDS encoding class I SAM-dependent methyltransferase; translation: MFKQAGIKPGMKVLDVGSGAGDVALIAAELVGPNGAVTAVDINPDVLEVARERAIRLGLSQVTFHAGDILKLDLERDFDAVVGRLVLMYPSNPAVFAGPGRGSCKTRRHHRLRRIRPQHSPEVASVFGLARPGHELGLGGFREKRRTDRYWP
- a CDS encoding cupin domain-containing protein — translated: MPLIDAQTARRFAESRIDAWSRHDLDAVLSHYVEDFEFSSPLIVDIAGEPSGHLKGKNAIRAYWAKGLERLSDLHFDLVEMLGGIDQAVLYYRGHRGMAAECFEFDGTGKVIRASANYADAPLAQASLNLPALDPASVSARTSSIYPTEEMRQRMTGHNKQALGDALGLQNCGVNFVRLEPGAMSALRHWHSRQDEFIYVLEGELTLVTENGEQVLGSAVCAGFPAGKPDGHHLINRTDRVAVYLEVGDRLPGDWSHYPDVDLEARATRGGYGFFHKERTPYETVSG